From Acidobacteriota bacterium:
AGGGGGAACGACCTTCCACTTTGTCACGGGCGGATTCGAGGAAGCGCTGGTCCTTGCGAAGAAGGCTGCCGGAAGCAAAGACATCAAGATCGGAGGCGGCGCGGCAACAGTGCGGCAATATCTAAGAGCTGGCCTGATCGACTCTCTCCACATCGCTTCGGTACCCGTTCTCCTCGGTCAAGGAGAACCGCTGTTCAATGGCCTGGACCTTCATGCGTTGGGGTTTTCGTTAGCCGAACGCGAAACTTCGGAATCCGCGACCCATCTTGTGTTCGAGAGGGCGTAGAGACAGGGCTTCCGGCAACGGCCGCGTGCAGAATGGTCATATTTGAAGGCGTTGGATGCACCTGAGAATACTATGGGCTTGGTCTGATGACGGTGAAGCCGGCTTGGGATGCAGCTTCGCAAAGCCGTACATCTCCCGCGATGAAGGTTCGGCGGGCAGGTTTTTGCTGACACCAAACCATCGCGGCGGCGAGTTGCAAACTGTCGGCAGCTCGCATGGAATACGTGTCGAGCAAGCTCTCTGCTTGATCGCGCAGCTTGTCGCTTGGGAGAATTTCACGCCACCCGTGGCTAATGACGAGTAGTCGATCGAGCGCAGCTTGTTTAGAAGCATCGTTCAAACCGCCACCGCGATGCAGACGTGTTATGGCACTGTGGATCTCAACCGCGGTGGCCCACCAGACGACAGGCGCAAACTGCTTCGCAAGAGTACGGGCAGGGTTACTGGTCTGCTCCTGAACGCAAAGCGGGATCAGGGCGCTTGAATCCCAAAAGGCAGTAGTTTGTTTCACCGGCCTTCATCCCTCTCGTCCAGGATTGCCTGCGTTCCGGTGGTGCCGTGTACGGTTGCCTTGGGCATTTTCCAAAGTCGGTCGATGTTCAGGGGCTTCTCGGGCAAACGCATTGCTCCGGCAGCAACCAAGGCCAGATCCGCTTCACTGGCATCGTCAGAGGAGAAAGGAATCAGTTTAGCGACAGGAAGGTTCCGATCTCGAATGACGACGACTTCGCCTGCTTTTGCAAAAGACAGATACGTGCTGAGCCGGTTCTTCAGTTCCGCTATATTGACGCTACGCATGATGCCCTCCACGTGGCTATTATAGCCATAACCGTATCCCGCGGACATGAGCACACATTCGAGACTTCTGGTTCCACGATCTGCGTCACACCTTGCCTTCGGGTACATGATGAACGGCGGCGATCTTTACGAACTGGCAAAGCTTCTCGGTCACGCCAACATCAAGATGACCGAGCGTTATGCCAAGCTGGTACGAGTGCACATCACCAAGACAGCGCACACCGCCTGATCGCGATGTGCGCTATTTGTACGCTGACTTGAATTATCAACTCTTTGGTTACCACTAAGTCTTTTATAATGTGGTGGTCAGAGACGGGATCGAACCGCCGACGCCGGCCTTTTCAGGGCCACCTTCCAATTGTGCTAAGCGGTCTAGAATGAATTAAGTATTTGAATATAAATAGCTTATTCACTAATCGATATGGGATCACGTAGGCCCCCCTGGGATCTTTTCGGTTCCTCGACGTACGCTAGTGGTACGTCGCCAGGTGAATCCCATCCCAGATGGCCTTCTCAGATCACTTCTGCATCTGATCTGCGAGTAAGATCGTGGCGCCGTTCTTTGGGATTTATCCCATGGTCTACGAATTGTGCCTCCATCAGCCGTACCAGATGCGCAGGCCCTCAGAGTACACACACGAGAACTGTCAAGCATTACTCAGGCCGCCTGCTAGTATCGCTTTTACCTGACACGCGAATTGGCGAATATTGCTTCTTGGTGGCCAGGTGTGACGATGCTCGCGCCATGTCCACTGATTTGATCGCAGCGGGTCTTATGGCACAGGTTGCGCTGTCGTCTGACATGCATGGAGTCCTCATCTCGAACTGTAAGGCGATACGCCCGAGAAAGCACGGCGAAGATGGCTTCAACTGAAGAATTCCGTTACGACTTGAAGCCGAAGAGCTGCCTTAGAGGAGTTCTTATTGTCCGATTCGCTGGATAAGCTTCTTGCATCGATGGGATGAAAGAGATCGTAGGTTCTGTACTGCGTTCTACACTAGCGTGAGCCTCCATGGCTCGGAGGCCATGGGCTTCTGGAGACACCATGCGAGGAACGATCGCTCTAATCGTATTTGTGAGTGCAAGCCTGACCTGGGGCCAGCAGGCGACGAAGTTGCCCGCCAAATGGGAAGAACTGACTGGTCCCGACTTCATTGCGGCGATTCATCAGTCTCAAGGCGTGTGTATGTTGCCATTCGGCATTCTGGAGAAGCATGGCCCTCACCTTCCAATTGGAACGGATCTATTTGACGCGCGCTATGTGTCGGAGCAGGCCGCGCAGACTGAATATGCAGTGATCTTTCCGCCATACTATTTCGGCCAGATAGCGGAAGCCAAACAGGAACCCGGAACGGTCTCGTACAGCATGAAGATACAGCTTGGGCTCCTTCAAGAGACGACTGATGAGATGGCGCGGAACGGCTGCAAGAAGATTGTCATCGTGAACGCTCACGGTGGTAACCGAAGCCTGCTTCCATATTTCGCGCAGTCGCAATTACAGTCGCCGCGAGATTACGTGATCTATGTTTATGAATGGGAGCCCGAGATGGGACCGCAGCGTCCGCATGTTCATGCCGGGCCGGATGAACATGCAGGTGAAACTGAGACATCATACGTTATGGTGTCACGACCTGACCTGGTACACCTGGACGAGGCAAAGCAACAGGATGGCTCAGACCGTCACCGCCTCAATCTCCCAAAAGGCGTCTATACCGGCATCTGGTGGTATGCGAAGTATCCAGACCACTACGCTGGCGACGGTAGCCGCGCGAATCGCGAGTTGGGCGAATATGACATGCACAAGTGGATAGATGGCGTTGTGACCGTGCTTCGTGCCGTGAAGGCAGATGCTGTAGCGCCTGCCTTGCAGCACCAGTTTTTCAACGACTCCAAGACGCCGCTTCAAACAAAACAGTAGCTTCATCTTGAGCGAACCAGCGTCATGATGAGCTCCCCCTCCTCAGAAAATTTGGCGGCCCTCTCTCAAGAAAGCAGAAAGGACCGCCATTGATCTAACCAGGTTCGCACCTGGCGTTAATTGATTTGATAAATGTGAATCTCGTGTTTACCGAAGTTATCGGTGATCGCGCCATTTGTGATCGGAACGCTACGTGACTCCCCATAGACCACAGCCTGTGTCGCTGAACCGATTCCGGTGAGCGTGATTGTCTGCCCGTCCTTCTCGTTGTATGAAAAATTGAGCACGAAGATATACTGATGCCCATTGTAGTTTCGCCAGGCGACCTCGAGCGGTGACGATACCGAAGCGCTCATCCCGATGGGGTTGATGACGCCTTGCAGTACGCTCCCAAGCGATGTCGCTGTATTGAACTGCTTGGTGATCTCGGCATCCATCTCCGGTGTCGTGTTGTCGAATGAAAAGGGACCTATGCGTTCGGGAAAGACGAAGACTCCGCGTGCTCCGTGGATGATCGCCTCCCAAAACTCGGCGCGAAACTGCTCGGGAGTTGGAGCCGGGCAGCTCTCGCACCATGAGAGACCCTGGTAGGCGGTTTCGACAAACTGCATAATCGGCTTGTCCGGCGCCAAACTATACAGAGTGTCGACCGACTGGCCAATCCACCCTAAACTGCCAGGTTGACCCCAACCGGAAAGCGGATAGATGTCGCTCATGACCCAGTCCGCTCCCTGGATGTAGGAGGCGTAGCACGTGAGGTCGCACCCTGCCTGCTGTCCTATCAACCACCCTCCATTGAAGTTGAGGGACACCGCTCGGCCTGAATCTATCTGCTTCCACGCTTTGTACTGGCTAACAATCTTGCTAGCGGAAACCACAGGTGTTGATGATTCCGGTTCGTCTGGCTGGTGCCAGGCCAACAGATGCTGTGCCGAGGCATCATTCACAGGGCCGTTGGGATCAGCATCTCGAATGTATTGAAACCCCAAGGAGTCCGCAGTGCTATTCCAGACCGCGAAGTCCGCAGGGCTTATGCCTACTGGTGTCCTTGCCAATGTATTGGCACCACGGTCCTTCCACGTCTGGAGAAGCGAAGCCGGCTGGGCATCAGGACCGACTGGGAAGAAATCCCGTAGACTCACCGGCATGTAGTTATCCGGAGTCGTCACCTCGATGGTGTCAGTCTTCGCCGCTGATCCATAGCCGTTGAACGCCACGACATAATAGGCATAGCTTGTGTTCGGTGAAAGACCGATGTCGGTAAAGACAGTAGAACCGGTGGTTCCAGCAAAAACTCCGTTCCGGTAGACAGAGTAGGCTACGCCGGTTGGATCACCAGGACTGGCTGTCCAGGTCAACTGGGCTCGCTCCGAACTGAGATGATCCCCCTGAAGGTTGCCAGCTGAGGCTGGAGGCACTCCCCCGGCGACGTTGAAGACAACATCAACCCAGTAGTTGTTCGCATTGTAGGTCTGCGTCGGAAACGCCACGCCATCACCATAGCCATAGACGCCGTTCGCTTCGCCACCGGCTCCATTCGCTCTTGCTGTCAATTGTTGTCCATTCGAAACATCGGAGGTAAAGAAATTACCGCTGACGGAATAATGTCCATTGGTGGTGTGGTATGCCGCAACATAAGTCGTCTTTGCGGGGATGCTCACCGGTGGAAAGTCCACCTCCTGCCAGCCAGAACCGGTCTCATTGCTGAAATTCACCTGTGCAAGAACCGCACCGGTATCGCTGTATAACGTCGCGGTGTGCGTGCCAGTGTTCTGCGGAGCCTTGTAAAAGCGAATGCCGCTGATCGTACCCGGTTCACTCGACTGAAACCGCACGCCCAGGTTAACGGCTCCGGTGTAATCGTTCACGTCGAGTGTTGCAGGCGTCGTTGATGGAGCCCAGATTGTCTGTGCATTCGGTGCCACTGCGACAATTTCACGCATGTTCTCGACCCATGAACCTGAATCTGAACAATGAACCTGCCCACTGATGCGGACCCCGAGAACCGTGATTGGATCGCTGCCGGAAAAGGTGTAGGTTTGCAGAGAAGCTCCGCTCGAGTCATAGCTATACGATTGCGACACCGACCAGTTAGATACGACCCACGTGGACCCGTCGGTCGTAGTCTGCAAGGTCAGGTTTGAGCAAAACACGCCATTCATGGAGCTTCCGTCCCGCGAACCATTGATCAGGGTGACACTCTTGAGCTGTTGACTGTTGGACCAGAGAATGCCGCCTGCCTCGTACGCGCCTGGCAAGTCTCCACCGTTCGGATCCAGTGCGATGTCCGTCGTGTTGCCAATCACGTTCAGACCCGGCGCCGAACTCCTGTTGGCGTTCGATGTAGGGGTGCTGTTCTGCGACCATCTGTATGGCGATCCAAACGGCGCAGCGTCCTGGGCATATGCAGCCGAGGCGGTTGGCACGATCACAAAAAGCGAGAACATTATCGAGAACAATGACCATTGCCAAAGCCGTAGTAGAACTCTTCTGGAGCTTGGTTGCTTCATGATTTTCTCCTGGATTTTCAACTGGGTTGGGTCGGTGGGCGATAACAGCCGTCTTCTTCAAGGGCTGTCAAATAGGGGAGAGAACTGCACCGCCGGCGTTTGCGCAATACTCGTGGTTGTCCTGTGCTGCTGGGCGGCGTAGCTATTTTGCGCGTTATTACGAATCAGGAGAACGATTCGAACGCTGCTTTCGCAGATCTTGTCCAATCGGACGGATGGTCAATTGAATTGGGGTGTCGTTATTCGCGACTCGCGACAAGAACGATGAAGACCGCATGAAAAGTGCTTTTGGCCGCGAGATTTCGCGCAATGCCTAATGTGCGGCAACACTTTCGAACGAATATGCCCGAGCAGAATACTGCTCTTCTCCCTGATGTCTCGAAGTGGTATACAGCACCCTTCTCACGTCTCCGCAAACAACGTACACGGAGCGCTGTCTATTCCATCTACGAACCATGGGATAAGAAAAAGCCGCTCCAGCGGTGGAAGATCCGAGGGCAACAATGCATCCTCAATCAACAGAATGGGGCGTTGTCCATATCCGTGACAACCGAGGAATACGCGGTGTGCCTCGCAACCTTCCTCCATGTGCGCCATCGCCGCAATCGACACAAAATCCACGGCGAGAGCCTTGAGTTGGGGAAAGTACTTCATCAGAAAATCCGCGCCATCGCGTGAGAATCCCGGCGACTGCTCGACATAGCGGATAGAGTCACCCCGAAACTGGCTAAACCCTGTACGAATGAGCAGCACCTCAATGTCTTCAGGCAACGAGCGACAGCCCGTCAGATCCTTGGGCACGATTAAATGCCTATCTCCCGCGAACACATCCACAATGGCTACTTTGCGGAAGATCAGCTCATCAAGCTCGTATTCGGCGATCTGTCGCCCCTCAGGATTGAAGTGTCGCGGCCCATCCACATGCGTACCTGCGTGATTACTCGTCGTCAGATAAAAGGAGTTGCAGGAATCTCCCTTGGAAAGGTCATATAGCTGGTCCAGTCGCGGAGCAGGCAGGGCTTTGTAGAAGGGTGTGGATACAGAAAGGTTATGTGAAAGCTTGATTAGCATGGGGCGTTCCTAACAGTGCAAATTGCTGAAATTGCGTATCGCGATCTATCTCTCCATCGCCGCTTTGGCCACGACTCAGTGGAAAGCAAGTCTGAACACTTCTCTCGTCTGACGCGCTATCCAAGACTCAGGAGCATCAGAGCGAGCACACCAACAAAAATCCCGGCCATGCCATACCTGCCCACTCGTTCACGGAAGAAAAAGACCCCGGCCGCGGCCACCAGGAATAGATTCCCGCCGGTTGTTATCGGAAAAACAATGTAACCTGGGACCCCCTTCTCCAACGCCATCAAACTGAAGAGTTGACCTCCAAAACTTCCCGCTCCGATGCCAAAGGCCGCGACCACTTCGCGTCGGCACACTTGTCCACGCGCCAGCAGGAACGCTCCTAAGCAAAACACTAAGCCTCCGCCGTACCACCACAGCAGGTACTGAAAGTGATACGCCTGCGAGAGCCCCTTTTCCGTCATGATCTTCAAGCCAAACGGGCCAATGCCGTTCGCAAAGAACGCGATCACCATCAAGCGCAGCCAGGTTGAGTTACGGCTCACGCCCGGTCTCCTTGCGCGCACCACTGGGCTGCATGAGCGCTTCATCCATCTGTTTGTCTTTCCAGAGCAGGATCAACGCGAAGATGGCAAGCAGTAGCACAGCGATCTTTCTCCGGCTCACTGCCTCGTGGTAAATGGCGATCGATCCTATCGCCGGTATTGCCGCGGAGAGATTGATGATTAGCCAGCTCGTAGAAAGTTTTCCATATCGAATGCCCGCCATGAACACC
This genomic window contains:
- a CDS encoding creatininase family protein — protein: MARRPWASGDTMRGTIALIVFVSASLTWGQQATKLPAKWEELTGPDFIAAIHQSQGVCMLPFGILEKHGPHLPIGTDLFDARYVSEQAAQTEYAVIFPPYYFGQIAEAKQEPGTVSYSMKIQLGLLQETTDEMARNGCKKIVIVNAHGGNRSLLPYFAQSQLQSPRDYVIYVYEWEPEMGPQRPHVHAGPDEHAGETETSYVMVSRPDLVHLDEAKQQDGSDRHRLNLPKGVYTGIWWYAKYPDHYAGDGSRANRELGEYDMHKWIDGVVTVLRAVKADAVAPALQHQFFNDSKTPLQTKQ
- a CDS encoding DUF4082 domain-containing protein, producing the protein MKQPSSRRVLLRLWQWSLFSIMFSLFVIVPTASAAYAQDAAPFGSPYRWSQNSTPTSNANRSSAPGLNVIGNTTDIALDPNGGDLPGAYEAGGILWSNSQQLKSVTLINGSRDGSSMNGVFCSNLTLQTTTDGSTWVVSNWSVSQSYSYDSSGASLQTYTFSGSDPITVLGVRISGQVHCSDSGSWVENMREIVAVAPNAQTIWAPSTTPATLDVNDYTGAVNLGVRFQSSEPGTISGIRFYKAPQNTGTHTATLYSDTGAVLAQVNFSNETGSGWQEVDFPPVSIPAKTTYVAAYHTTNGHYSVSGNFFTSDVSNGQQLTARANGAGGEANGVYGYGDGVAFPTQTYNANNYWVDVVFNVAGGVPPASAGNLQGDHLSSERAQLTWTASPGDPTGVAYSVYRNGVFAGTTGSTVFTDIGLSPNTSYAYYVVAFNGYGSAAKTDTIEVTTPDNYMPVSLRDFFPVGPDAQPASLLQTWKDRGANTLARTPVGISPADFAVWNSTADSLGFQYIRDADPNGPVNDASAQHLLAWHQPDEPESSTPVVSASKIVSQYKAWKQIDSGRAVSLNFNGGWLIGQQAGCDLTCYASYIQGADWVMSDIYPLSGWGQPGSLGWIGQSVDTLYSLAPDKPIMQFVETAYQGLSWCESCPAPTPEQFRAEFWEAIIHGARGVFVFPERIGPFSFDNTTPEMDAEITKQFNTATSLGSVLQGVINPIGMSASVSSPLEVAWRNYNGHQYIFVLNFSYNEKDGQTITLTGIGSATQAVVYGESRSVPITNGAITDNFGKHEIHIYQIN
- a CDS encoding type II toxin-antitoxin system VapC family toxin, with amino-acid sequence MKQTTAFWDSSALIPLCVQEQTSNPARTLAKQFAPVVWWATAVEIHSAITRLHRGGGLNDASKQAALDRLLVISHGWREILPSDKLRDQAESLLDTYSMRAADSLQLAAAMVWCQQKPARRTFIAGDVRLCEAASQAGFTVIRPSP
- a CDS encoding type II toxin-antitoxin system prevent-host-death family antitoxin produces the protein MSAGYGYGYNSHVEGIMRSVNIAELKNRLSTYLSFAKAGEVVVIRDRNLPVAKLIPFSSDDASEADLALVAAGAMRLPEKPLNIDRLWKMPKATVHGTTGTQAILDERDEGR
- a CDS encoding cyclase family protein codes for the protein MLIKLSHNLSVSTPFYKALPAPRLDQLYDLSKGDSCNSFYLTTSNHAGTHVDGPRHFNPEGRQIAEYELDELIFRKVAIVDVFAGDRHLIVPKDLTGCRSLPEDIEVLLIRTGFSQFRGDSIRYVEQSPGFSRDGADFLMKYFPQLKALAVDFVSIAAMAHMEEGCEAHRVFLGCHGYGQRPILLIEDALLPSDLPPLERLFLIPWFVDGIDSAPCTLFAET